One segment of Haloplanus natans DSM 17983 DNA contains the following:
- the btuC gene encoding vitamin B12 ABC transporter permease BtuC, translated as MNTRVRTGAWVVGLLCALVAVALVSATIGPVAIGVGSVADIALAALLDGTTDAPAGHRTIVMSIRFPRIVLGALVGFALASAGTVMQGFFRNPMADPSIVGVSAGAATGAVAAILAPIALPVALPVAAFVGALLAGFGVYVLASEGGRTPVGTLLLAGVAIQTFLGAVVSFMLVQAGRDLREAIYWLMGHLQHSTWTEAGVVAAVVVPGFFGLLVYARDLNVLLLGEEDAHSLGIEVERTKRLLLAVSSLLTAAAVAVAGVIGFVGLVVPHVMRLLVGPDHRILLPTSALAGAAFLVATDTVARAGTAELPVGIVTAAVGAPFFLYLLRNREVRTP; from the coding sequence ATGAACACGCGTGTCCGGACGGGCGCGTGGGTCGTCGGACTACTCTGTGCGCTCGTCGCCGTGGCACTAGTCAGCGCCACGATCGGACCGGTGGCGATCGGCGTCGGAAGCGTCGCCGATATCGCGCTCGCGGCGCTCCTCGACGGCACGACCGACGCGCCGGCGGGTCACCGAACCATCGTCATGTCGATCCGCTTCCCTCGCATCGTCCTCGGGGCACTGGTGGGGTTCGCCCTCGCGTCGGCGGGGACGGTTATGCAGGGCTTCTTCCGAAACCCGATGGCCGACCCCTCGATCGTCGGCGTCTCCGCGGGCGCGGCGACGGGGGCGGTCGCGGCCATCCTCGCACCGATCGCCCTCCCGGTCGCGCTCCCCGTTGCCGCCTTCGTCGGCGCGCTCCTCGCCGGGTTCGGCGTCTACGTTCTCGCATCGGAGGGCGGACGGACGCCGGTCGGAACGCTCCTGCTCGCCGGCGTCGCGATCCAGACCTTCCTCGGCGCCGTCGTCTCGTTCATGCTCGTCCAGGCCGGGCGCGACCTGCGCGAAGCGATCTACTGGCTGATGGGCCACCTCCAGCACAGCACGTGGACTGAAGCGGGCGTCGTCGCCGCCGTCGTCGTCCCCGGCTTCTTCGGGCTTCTCGTCTACGCGCGCGATCTGAACGTCCTCCTCCTCGGCGAGGAGGACGCCCACTCGCTGGGGATCGAAGTCGAGCGGACCAAACGCCTTCTGCTGGCCGTGTCGAGTCTCCTGACCGCCGCCGCGGTGGCCGTCGCGGGCGTCATCGGCTTCGTCGGCCTCGTCGTCCCGCACGTCATGCGCTTGCTCGTCGGCCCGGACCACCGCATCCTCCTCCCGACCAGCGCGCTCGCCGGCGCCGCCTTCCTCGTGGCGACCGACACCGTCGCGCGGGCGGGCACCGCGGAACTCCCCGTCGGCATCGTCACCGCCGCGGTCGGCGCCCCCTTCTTTCTCTACTTGCTCCGCAACCGGGAGGTGCGGACACCGTGA
- a CDS encoding ATP-binding cassette domain-containing protein: MTPAIDVSDISVTLGGVSVLDSVSTSVDEGRFVGLVGPNGAGKTTLLRAINGALTPDRGTVRVAGQDIAGLGSRATSRLVATVPQSTASAFDFPVRHVVAMGRTPHVGRLGTRTAADRAAVDEAMARAAVSDLADRPVTDVSGGERQRVVLARALAQDTPVLLLDEPTSDLDVNHQVRTLELVADLVDEGRTVVAAIHDLDLAARYCDELRLLHGGEIRAAGPPESVLTDATVEAAFGVRATVTEHPITGSASVTAFGTDEADEEDGRVHVVGGGGAATPLLYRLDAAGFEPSVGAVSADDRDAETARTIDADLVTVPPYAPVDDGARAAVADRVRHADAVVVADVTIAPGNRPVLDAVLDASRPVVVVDGRPIEERNVAGAPGRRLDDRLRDRGVVVADEPRVVVDAVRRVVAAGSDVTPRRDVETDPRP, from the coding sequence GTGACGCCCGCCATCGACGTCTCGGATATCTCGGTTACCCTCGGCGGCGTGTCCGTCCTCGATTCGGTGTCGACGAGCGTCGACGAGGGGCGGTTCGTCGGCCTCGTCGGCCCGAACGGCGCCGGCAAGACGACGCTCCTCCGGGCGATCAACGGCGCACTCACGCCGGATCGAGGGACGGTCCGGGTCGCCGGGCAGGACATCGCCGGTCTCGGGTCGCGGGCGACGAGTCGGCTCGTGGCGACCGTCCCGCAGTCGACCGCCTCGGCGTTCGACTTCCCCGTCCGGCACGTCGTCGCGATGGGTCGAACGCCCCACGTCGGCCGGTTGGGTACCCGGACGGCGGCGGACCGCGCGGCCGTCGACGAGGCGATGGCGCGCGCGGCCGTCTCGGATCTCGCCGACCGCCCGGTGACGGACGTGAGCGGCGGTGAACGTCAGCGCGTCGTCCTCGCGCGGGCGCTTGCCCAGGACACGCCCGTCCTCCTGCTCGACGAACCGACCTCCGACCTCGACGTGAACCACCAGGTCCGAACGCTGGAACTGGTCGCCGATCTGGTCGACGAGGGGCGGACAGTCGTCGCGGCCATCCACGACCTCGATCTCGCGGCGCGGTACTGCGACGAACTCAGGCTGCTCCACGGGGGGGAGATCCGGGCGGCCGGCCCGCCCGAGTCGGTGCTCACGGACGCGACCGTCGAGGCGGCGTTCGGCGTCCGGGCGACGGTGACCGAGCATCCGATCACGGGGTCGGCGTCCGTGACCGCCTTCGGCACCGACGAGGCGGACGAGGAGGACGGCCGGGTCCATGTCGTCGGTGGCGGCGGGGCCGCCACGCCGCTGCTCTACCGTCTCGACGCCGCGGGGTTCGAGCCCTCCGTCGGCGCCGTGAGCGCGGACGACCGCGACGCCGAGACGGCCCGAACGATCGACGCCGACCTCGTGACAGTCCCGCCGTACGCTCCCGTAGACGACGGGGCACGCGCGGCCGTCGCCGATCGGGTCCGGCACGCGGACGCCGTCGTCGTCGCCGACGTGACTATCGCGCCGGGCAACCGACCGGTCCTCGACGCCGTTCTCGACGCCAGTCGGCCGGTCGTCGTCGTCGACGGCCGGCCGATCGAGGAACGCAACGTCGCCGGCGCGCCGGGGCGACGCCTCGACGACCGACTCCGGGATCGGGGCGTCGTCGTCGCGGACGAGCCCCGGGTCGTCGTCGACGCGGTTCGGCGGGTCGTCGCGGCGGGGTCGGATGTCACCCCGCGCCGGGACGTCGAAACCGATCCGCGGCCGTAG
- a CDS encoding class I SAM-dependent methyltransferase, producing MERSCVRVPREAGEDTRQELAAAGLLDDEYEIVGDDGRLYLPVTDAEAAREAYTVVTRDVPAHDGQETPADRLGFDPSYERLGDVAIIDEDDPERAREIADAIVDSDLPVRAVIDRASKVKGDLRVRDWTVVAGGDGDDRPVTETVHREYGFEYRLDLSRVYFSPRLATERHRVTEGVEAGEQAVDMFAGVGPFVVPIAARGATVVGVDLNPAAIEYLRENARHNGVADRVTAIEGDVRDVAADYAGWADRIVMNLPHSADEFLDSAVTLAGDDCVVHYYDIQHEDDPFGPGERAIREAAAAEGYAIEVLTRHVVRSYAPHELNVCLDVRLSR from the coding sequence ATGGAACGGTCGTGCGTGCGCGTGCCCCGCGAGGCGGGCGAGGACACCCGACAGGAACTCGCCGCGGCGGGCCTCCTCGACGACGAGTACGAAATCGTCGGCGACGACGGGCGCCTCTACCTCCCCGTGACCGACGCCGAGGCGGCGAGGGAGGCGTATACGGTCGTCACCCGCGACGTGCCCGCCCACGATGGACAGGAGACACCGGCCGACCGCCTCGGCTTCGACCCCTCGTACGAACGCCTCGGCGACGTCGCGATCATCGACGAGGACGACCCCGAACGGGCGCGCGAAATCGCCGACGCAATCGTCGACTCCGACCTACCCGTCCGGGCCGTGATCGACCGCGCCTCGAAGGTGAAAGGCGACCTGCGGGTGCGCGACTGGACGGTCGTCGCGGGCGGGGATGGGGACGACCGCCCCGTCACCGAAACCGTCCACCGCGAGTACGGCTTCGAGTACCGACTCGACCTCTCGCGGGTCTACTTCTCGCCCCGTCTCGCGACCGAGCGCCACCGCGTCACCGAGGGGGTCGAAGCGGGCGAGCAGGCGGTCGATATGTTCGCGGGTGTCGGGCCCTTCGTCGTCCCGATAGCCGCCCGGGGCGCGACGGTCGTCGGCGTCGACCTCAACCCCGCCGCGATAGAATATCTCCGCGAGAACGCCCGCCATAACGGCGTCGCGGACCGCGTGACCGCCATCGAGGGCGACGTGCGCGACGTAGCCGCCGACTACGCCGGGTGGGCCGATCGGATCGTCATGAACCTCCCCCACAGCGCCGACGAGTTTCTCGATAGCGCGGTCACCCTTGCCGGCGACGACTGCGTCGTCCACTACTACGACATCCAACACGAGGACGACCCGTTCGGCCCGGGCGAGCGGGCGATCCGCGAAGCGGCGGCGGCCGAGGGGTACGCGATCGAGGTGCTCACCCGGCACGTCGTCCGGTCGTACGCCCCCCACGAGTTGAACGTCTGTCTCGACGTGCGCCTGTCGCGGTAG
- a CDS encoding helix-turn-helix domain-containing protein yields MGEERRRSDKGTYTEEVTPDDALAVFIDHEPRTASEVAEELGIVRRTAYNKLTALEERGDLKRKKVGGRAVVWWRPDPPDE; encoded by the coding sequence ATGGGCGAAGAGAGAAGGCGGAGTGACAAAGGCACGTACACCGAGGAGGTGACGCCCGACGACGCGCTTGCTGTGTTCATCGATCACGAACCACGGACGGCGTCGGAAGTAGCCGAGGAGTTGGGGATTGTGCGTCGGACTGCGTACAACAAATTGACCGCTTTAGAGGAGCGCGGCGATCTCAAGCGTAAGAAGGTGGGTGGTCGAGCAGTCGTATGGTGGCGGCCTGACCCACCTGACGAGTGA
- a CDS encoding SWIM zinc finger family protein, with amino-acid sequence MATNETSRQKTAVEYLNFGAKTAKRVTWEAWSFRLVGPLQVLVTNESYGVEKDAHAYVVAVEDMGGVIVPRECECPADRFRDDYDCKHKVSLATVGGRVVMEAAAAFPEKSLESSNPVERIPVADGGRPENQKCECEELGGLPCWSCYSSENII; translated from the coding sequence ATGGCAACCAACGAAACCAGTCGGCAAAAGACTGCTGTTGAGTATCTGAATTTCGGCGCGAAGACGGCCAAGCGCGTGACGTGGGAAGCGTGGTCTTTCCGGTTGGTCGGCCCGCTCCAAGTCTTAGTGACGAACGAATCCTACGGGGTCGAGAAGGACGCACACGCCTACGTGGTGGCCGTCGAGGACATGGGCGGAGTGATTGTACCCCGAGAGTGTGAATGCCCTGCTGACCGATTCAGGGACGACTACGACTGCAAGCATAAAGTCAGTCTGGCGACGGTTGGCGGGCGGGTAGTGATGGAAGCGGCGGCGGCCTTCCCTGAGAAATCACTCGAATCCTCGAACCCTGTTGAGCGCATCCCGGTAGCTGATGGTGGCCGTCCGGAAAATCAAAAGTGCGAGTGCGAAGAGTTGGGTGGACTACCATGCTGGTCGTGCTATTCATCTGAGAACATCATCTAA
- a CDS encoding IS5 family transposase, whose product MTQISRFTGEIVPIAQVVTGDGDESAAPEGGGGFADYALVSLHCLRIYLDTSYRMTIDLLKEMPQITGEIGLSAADLPSPSTLCKAFDRISMSVCRVLLRQSAQLHDPSKHGAIDATFYERSAASRHYCQRISYRVQKLKVTKLVDTESQAILDVHCSTTRDGSDADLAEQIARRNAGDLRSLAADKGYDKQSLRESLRDLGIRPLIKHRIFAPYDHAHNARIDEQRYNQRSMTETVNSAVKRSLGFAVRARSWFREFREIALMCVVYNIKRAVKQ is encoded by the coding sequence ATGACACAAATCTCCCGCTTCACTGGTGAGATTGTGCCGATTGCCCAAGTTGTTACCGGTGATGGAGACGAATCCGCCGCCCCGGAAGGTGGCGGCGGATTCGCCGACTATGCCCTCGTTTCTCTCCACTGTCTGCGGATTTACCTTGACACGTCTTACCGAATGACGATTGACCTGCTCAAAGAGATGCCACAAATAACCGGGGAGATCGGCCTCAGCGCGGCCGATCTCCCCTCACCATCCACGTTGTGTAAAGCGTTCGACCGGATCAGTATGAGCGTCTGCCGAGTGCTGCTGCGCCAATCGGCGCAGCTGCATGACCCCTCGAAACACGGCGCGATCGACGCGACATTCTACGAACGCTCAGCTGCGAGCCGCCACTACTGCCAGCGAATAAGCTACCGCGTCCAGAAGCTGAAGGTCACGAAACTCGTCGATACAGAGTCTCAAGCCATCCTTGACGTTCACTGCTCGACGACTCGGGACGGAAGCGACGCAGATCTCGCCGAGCAGATCGCCCGCCGAAACGCGGGCGATCTGCGGTCTCTTGCCGCCGATAAAGGCTATGACAAGCAGTCGCTCCGCGAATCCCTTCGTGACCTCGGGATTCGCCCGCTCATCAAACATCGCATCTTCGCACCGTATGATCACGCGCACAACGCCAGAATCGACGAACAGCGCTACAATCAGCGCTCGATGACCGAGACCGTGAACTCGGCTGTGAAGCGCTCGCTCGGCTTCGCCGTGCGAGCGCGTTCCTGGTTCCGTGAGTTCCGAGAAATCGCGCTGATGTGTGTCGTCTATAACATCAAGCGAGCTGTGAAACAGTGA
- a CDS encoding tyrosine-type recombinase/integrase: MNRYLKDKKAEVSDKTIYNYGTTLRQFCDWLTDYGTNDLRELDSDTIQRYREFRTGKVARITARNDLRTIKQFVEFCETIQAVPTGLGELVRIPKTDPSDEICDDLLTREEAVAILDHLSKFSYASDRHIIILILWKTGMRLSGLRALDVEDFDEGRPALEIRHRPESGTPLKKKERGERDVLITPETAEVIADYIAETRIDVTDDHGRRPLLTTRHGRRARTSIQRMVYTATRPCFYGGSCPVEKDPETCEHNEWNAAYGCPASVSPHALRRGYVTAARNAGQPKDVTGERANMSGRILDKHYDKGSAAEKAERRKDYLRDI; the protein is encoded by the coding sequence ATGAACCGATATCTGAAAGACAAGAAAGCCGAAGTCTCCGACAAGACGATCTACAACTACGGGACGACACTCCGGCAGTTCTGCGACTGGCTCACCGACTACGGCACCAACGACCTGCGCGAACTCGACTCAGATACCATTCAGCGGTACAGAGAGTTTCGAACAGGGAAGGTGGCGCGGATCACGGCCCGGAACGACCTACGGACCATCAAGCAGTTCGTGGAGTTCTGTGAGACGATACAGGCCGTCCCTACGGGGCTTGGCGAACTCGTTCGTATCCCGAAGACCGATCCCTCGGACGAGATTTGCGACGATCTACTCACCCGAGAGGAAGCCGTGGCAATCCTCGATCACCTCTCGAAGTTCTCCTACGCGAGCGACCGCCACATTATCATCCTGATTCTGTGGAAGACAGGGATGCGTCTAAGCGGGCTTCGGGCACTCGACGTTGAAGACTTCGATGAGGGACGCCCGGCGCTTGAGATTCGACACCGTCCCGAGTCCGGTACTCCGTTAAAAAAGAAAGAACGCGGCGAGCGCGACGTGCTGATCACGCCCGAGACGGCGGAGGTGATTGCTGACTACATTGCAGAGACTCGGATCGACGTGACCGACGACCACGGCAGGCGACCGCTTCTGACGACGCGCCACGGACGCAGGGCACGCACGAGCATTCAGCGGATGGTCTACACGGCGACTCGCCCCTGCTTCTACGGTGGCAGTTGTCCGGTTGAGAAAGACCCTGAGACGTGCGAACACAACGAGTGGAACGCCGCGTATGGTTGTCCCGCTTCCGTGTCGCCCCACGCACTACGTCGAGGATACGTGACTGCCGCAAGGAACGCGGGTCAGCCCAAGGACGTGACGGGTGAGCGAGCGAATATGAGTGGTCGGATATTGGATAAGCACTACGACAAGGGTTCAGCAGCGGAGAAGGCGGAGCGGAGGAAGGACTATCTACGAGATATTTAG
- a CDS encoding DMT family transporter — translation MSLGRYRNAGLFVLLGVLFGSSFVAIKAGLDALPPVFFAALRFDVAAPLLVAYAAWRYDDWIPRTRADFASLVVGAATIVAANNGLLFLGQRTITPAAASVMYGLNPILSPAFAFLLLGQRLDLRGIVGICLGLVGVVIIVQPSPETITSVSTVGQLYVLAAAAVIALGSVFMRRLDATVESIPLTGWAMALGALLLHIWSLALGESAAGTTPTTTLVLAVLVVAIPSTAAAYPIYFTLIRRIGPVRTNLVAYVVPVVAAVTGWLLLDEPVTLATAVGFCVVVAGVALLERRVVAAELARLSS, via the coding sequence GTGTCTCTCGGTCGATACCGAAACGCCGGGCTGTTCGTCCTCCTCGGGGTGCTCTTCGGCAGTTCCTTCGTGGCGATCAAGGCCGGCCTCGACGCTCTCCCCCCGGTCTTTTTCGCCGCCCTCCGGTTCGACGTGGCGGCGCCGCTGCTCGTCGCCTACGCCGCGTGGCGCTACGACGACTGGATTCCGCGGACCCGTGCCGATTTCGCGAGCCTCGTCGTCGGTGCGGCCACCATCGTCGCCGCGAACAACGGCCTCCTCTTTCTCGGTCAGCGGACCATCACGCCCGCGGCCGCGTCCGTGATGTACGGCCTCAACCCCATCCTCTCGCCGGCCTTTGCATTTCTCCTCCTCGGCCAGCGACTCGACCTCCGTGGCATCGTCGGCATCTGCCTCGGCCTGGTCGGCGTCGTCATCATCGTCCAGCCGTCCCCCGAGACGATCACCTCGGTGTCGACGGTCGGCCAACTGTACGTCCTCGCCGCTGCGGCGGTCATCGCCCTCGGGAGCGTGTTCATGCGACGCCTCGACGCGACGGTCGAGAGCATCCCCTTGACCGGGTGGGCGATGGCACTCGGTGCCCTCCTCCTCCACATCTGGAGTCTCGCCCTCGGCGAGTCGGCGGCCGGCACGACCCCCACGACGACGCTCGTGCTCGCGGTCCTCGTCGTCGCTATCCCTTCGACGGCGGCCGCCTACCCGATCTACTTCACGCTCATTCGTCGCATCGGCCCGGTCCGGACGAACCTCGTGGCCTACGTCGTCCCCGTCGTCGCCGCCGTCACCGGCTGGCTACTCCTCGACGAACCGGTGACGCTCGCGACGGCCGTCGGCTTCTGCGTCGTCGTCGCCGGCGTTGCCCTCCTCGAACGCCGCGTCGTCGCCGCCGAACTGGCTCGGCTATCTTCGTGA
- a CDS encoding class I SAM-dependent methyltransferase, translating to MTDDRERWNEKYSTDEEFELPDDPIPELARRIETLPSGRALDVATGTGRNARFLAAEGYEVDAVDVSDEALDRAANAAADDGVAVNWIRADIDDFEFEAGAYDVVTVSFFAALDRLPDLKEALAPGGMLVYEHHLRSSDDIDIGPSDDRYKFRANDLLRACLDLTILGYEERTRPDEKGRTQAVATLVGRKSTGGAQSYPRLS from the coding sequence GTGACCGACGACCGCGAGCGCTGGAACGAGAAGTACAGCACGGACGAGGAGTTCGAGTTACCCGACGATCCGATCCCCGAACTGGCACGGCGGATCGAGACGCTCCCGTCGGGGCGGGCGCTCGACGTGGCGACCGGAACGGGACGAAACGCCCGCTTTCTGGCCGCCGAAGGGTACGAGGTGGACGCGGTGGACGTCTCCGACGAGGCGCTCGACCGCGCCGCGAACGCGGCCGCGGACGACGGGGTCGCGGTGAACTGGATTCGCGCCGACATCGACGACTTCGAGTTCGAGGCGGGTGCGTACGACGTGGTCACTGTGAGTTTCTTCGCCGCCCTGGATCGACTGCCCGACCTGAAGGAGGCGCTGGCGCCGGGGGGTATGCTCGTCTACGAGCACCACCTCCGGTCGAGCGACGATATCGACATCGGGCCGTCGGACGACCGCTACAAGTTCCGGGCGAACGACCTGCTCCGGGCCTGTCTCGATCTGACGATCCTGGGCTACGAGGAGCGGACGCGCCCCGACGAGAAGGGGCGGACGCAGGCGGTAGCGACGCTCGTCGGGCGCAAGTCGACCGGCGGGGCGCAGTCGTATCCGCGGCTGTCTTAA
- a CDS encoding DUF2237 family protein: MSDADTNALGTDLEPCSTDPETGYLRDGCCRHVESDRGRHEICAVVTEEFLEFSRARGNDLITPRPRLDFPGLDPGDRWCLCLGRWIEAERDGVAPPVVLEATHEAVLEEVPFSTLLEHEYEG, from the coding sequence ATGAGCGACGCCGACACCAACGCCCTCGGGACCGACCTCGAACCGTGTAGCACCGACCCCGAGACCGGCTACCTCCGCGACGGCTGCTGTCGCCACGTCGAATCCGACCGCGGCCGTCACGAAATCTGTGCCGTGGTGACCGAGGAGTTCCTCGAATTTTCCCGCGCCCGCGGCAACGACCTGATCACGCCCCGCCCACGGCTCGACTTCCCTGGGCTCGACCCCGGCGACCGCTGGTGTCTCTGTCTCGGGCGCTGGATCGAAGCGGAACGGGACGGCGTCGCCCCGCCGGTCGTCCTCGAAGCGACACACGAGGCGGTGCTGGAGGAGGTTCCGTTCTCGACGCTGCTGGAGCACGAGTACGAGGGTTAA
- a CDS encoding HEAT repeat domain-containing protein: MTDGDDETDLPAETLDSRLDDAAEALDDAETETDLDAVEERLDGIAADLDAAEFPAPDEDDEDPAAELSDRLDSLREDLAAARGPYASDVIDAIEDAKATLDDTRWTETGEREAVVAVESVVADVNETLGTDLADEAESVEASLDALDATTAAVDEAGLDPDDDAETIAALLEATDALEAGLEDAEEWDDLETHEKLQAQGYYDVLGHYKDFPPEWAALKEWEKRGNVEMVLLALDSFQSEFMERHCLEALTRMNDDAAFEAMHQRAGKRDKPGIKAIGKMAAEDAVETLLEYVDADSDPGLQKVTFKALGELGSEEATGPLANKLDAENEQIRPYAARALGLIGDTRAIDPLSDTLADADTDETRAAAAWALRQIGTERALSAAADYADDRAYLVQHEASQAADALSVEPTA; encoded by the coding sequence ATGACTGACGGGGACGACGAGACCGACCTCCCAGCCGAGACCCTCGACTCCCGCCTCGACGACGCGGCCGAGGCGCTCGACGACGCCGAGACCGAGACCGACCTCGACGCCGTCGAGGAACGGCTGGACGGGATCGCCGCCGACCTCGACGCCGCCGAGTTTCCGGCTCCCGACGAGGACGACGAGGACCCCGCGGCGGAACTGTCCGACCGCCTCGACTCCCTCCGCGAGGATCTGGCAGCCGCCCGCGGCCCCTACGCCTCGGACGTGATCGACGCCATCGAGGACGCGAAGGCGACGCTCGACGACACTCGCTGGACTGAAACGGGTGAACGCGAGGCCGTCGTCGCCGTCGAGAGCGTCGTCGCCGACGTGAACGAGACGCTCGGGACGGACCTCGCTGACGAGGCCGAATCCGTCGAAGCGTCGCTCGACGCCCTCGATGCGACGACCGCCGCCGTCGACGAGGCGGGTCTCGACCCCGACGACGACGCCGAAACCATCGCTGCCCTGCTGGAGGCGACCGACGCCCTCGAAGCCGGCCTGGAGGACGCCGAGGAGTGGGACGACCTGGAGACACACGAGAAACTGCAGGCGCAGGGCTACTACGACGTGCTCGGCCACTACAAGGACTTCCCTCCGGAGTGGGCCGCGCTCAAGGAGTGGGAGAAACGCGGCAACGTCGAGATGGTGTTGCTCGCGCTCGACAGCTTCCAGTCGGAGTTCATGGAGCGTCACTGCCTCGAAGCCCTCACCCGGATGAACGACGACGCGGCCTTCGAGGCCATGCACCAGCGCGCGGGCAAGCGCGACAAGCCCGGCATCAAAGCCATCGGAAAGATGGCTGCCGAGGACGCCGTCGAAACGCTACTGGAGTACGTCGACGCCGACTCCGACCCCGGTCTCCAGAAGGTGACGTTCAAGGCGCTCGGCGAACTCGGAAGCGAGGAGGCGACCGGCCCGCTCGCCAACAAGCTCGACGCCGAGAACGAACAGATCCGACCCTACGCCGCCCGCGCCCTCGGCCTCATCGGCGACACGCGCGCCATCGACCCGCTTTCGGATACGCTGGCCGACGCCGACACCGACGAGACCCGTGCCGCAGCCGCGTGGGCGCTCCGACAGATCGGCACCGAACGCGCCCTCTCGGCGGCCGCCGACTACGCCGACGACCGGGCCTACCTCGTCCAGCACGAGGCGTCCCAAGCCGCCGACGCGCTGTCGGTCGAACCGACGGCGTAG
- a CDS encoding DUF7547 family protein encodes MSSRDDEELAVLLADLERTLTDLREAVDEDVRREFRDERPRRRPPTPGEILRFTEEYTLPTAIALLEATVQSLELLRAVLRLVGPGSTADEVRDRLTARRGPETDAFRDALADLRGALTGAELPEDSAAGSILVDARELTAEIDSRLDEAAADRRRDDKRREREPTRRGVAIDVEEENDDAVDVESELASIKESVEDEDGEE; translated from the coding sequence ATGTCGAGCCGAGACGACGAGGAACTGGCGGTGCTGCTGGCCGACTTGGAGCGGACGCTGACGGACCTCCGCGAGGCGGTCGACGAGGACGTCCGGCGGGAATTCCGCGACGAGCGCCCCCGCCGCCGCCCGCCGACGCCGGGGGAGATCCTTCGGTTCACCGAGGAGTACACGCTCCCGACGGCCATCGCCCTGCTCGAAGCGACGGTGCAGTCACTGGAACTGCTCCGGGCGGTACTCCGGCTGGTGGGGCCGGGGTCGACTGCCGACGAGGTCCGCGACCGGCTGACGGCACGTCGCGGACCGGAGACGGACGCCTTCCGCGACGCGCTCGCCGACCTGCGGGGCGCGCTGACCGGCGCGGAACTGCCCGAGGACTCGGCGGCCGGATCGATTCTGGTCGACGCGCGGGAGTTGACCGCGGAGATCGATTCACGGCTCGACGAGGCGGCGGCCGACCGGCGTCGGGATGACAAGCGGCGGGAGCGAGAGCCGACACGACGCGGCGTCGCTATCGACGTCGAGGAGGAGAACGACGACGCCGTCGACGTGGAGTCGGAACTGGCGTCGATCAAGGAGTCAGTAGAGGACGAAGACGGGGAGGAGTGA
- a CDS encoding helix-turn-helix domain-containing protein: MSATQMISRSTSAPDLPDDLTAADSKLVYLFVAVSDGATVDDLQTALDIKKISLFPVLDTLSKRGLIERVEEQYVTASAS, encoded by the coding sequence ATGAGCGCGACGCAGATGATCAGCCGATCAACGAGCGCCCCCGACCTGCCCGACGATCTCACCGCCGCCGATTCGAAGCTCGTCTACCTGTTCGTCGCCGTCTCCGACGGCGCGACGGTCGACGACCTGCAGACTGCGCTGGACATAAAGAAAATCTCGCTGTTCCCGGTTCTCGACACGCTCTCGAAACGCGGCCTCATCGAGCGCGTCGAGGAGCAGTACGTCACCGCCTCGGCGTCGTAA